The following proteins come from a genomic window of Acidimicrobiia bacterium:
- a CDS encoding DUF4065 domain-containing protein: MTSQIIESQYAKNVLRRISYKIIAYSTIQCYTAVVDEIKRRLAMFTKTLKTLRKSSKLSQEEIAKKLDITRTTYSHLETGNSSPTLEQIEKLSSIFDVNPETFINGIADNGENYDMDIDLKDYTLNILPREILNENIEKFREVLLYLLDQVSGKANFGETVLYKLLYFIDFDYYEKTGKSITGLTYVRNHYGPTPKLKTFDSVVKMMSKRGELDVVETPGFNSNQKKYLPRIAPRLDELNASELDHINEVISRLGDKNAKELTALSHKDTPWLATKHMKPIDYQLAKYRTSETSVKELEDEL, encoded by the coding sequence ATGACCTCTCAAATAATCGAATCGCAATACGCCAAAAACGTATTGCGTAGAATTTCATACAAAATAATTGCATATTCTACTATACAGTGCTACACTGCAGTTGTCGATGAAATAAAGAGGAGGTTGGCCATGTTCACTAAAACCCTAAAAACACTGCGTAAATCTTCAAAATTGAGTCAAGAAGAAATTGCAAAAAAACTTGATATTACACGTACAACTTATTCACATCTCGAAACAGGGAATTCTTCACCCACTTTAGAACAAATAGAAAAATTGAGTTCAATTTTCGATGTAAATCCAGAAACTTTCATAAATGGTATTGCTGATAATGGCGAAAATTACGATATGGATATCGATTTAAAAGATTATACGCTAAACATCTTACCTAGAGAAATTTTAAATGAAAATATAGAAAAATTCCGTGAAGTTTTACTTTATTTATTAGACCAAGTTTCCGGAAAAGCCAACTTTGGTGAAACAGTATTATATAAACTTCTGTATTTTATAGATTTTGATTATTATGAAAAAACTGGAAAATCAATAACGGGTTTAACTTATGTGCGTAACCATTATGGTCCAACACCAAAATTAAAAACATTTGATTCAGTCGTAAAGATGATGTCAAAACGTGGGGAACTAGACGTTGTTGAAACGCCAGGTTTTAATTCGAATCAAAAAAAGTATCTTCCACGCATCGCTCCAAGGCTAGACGAGTTAAATGCGAGTGAACTCGACCATATAAATGAAGTTATTTCTAGGCTCGGAGATAAAAATGCTAAAGAGCTAACTGCGCTGTCACATAAAGACACTCCTTGGCTAGCGACAAAACACATGAAGCCCATTGATTATCAACTTGCAAAATATCGTACAAGTGAAACATCTGTGAAAGAGCTTGAGGATGAACTTTAA